One Niabella beijingensis DNA window includes the following coding sequences:
- a CDS encoding AraC family transcriptional regulator — translation MKLYIKNMVCNRCKMAVKTELEKLHLQPVSVELGEVELERDITPGEKQKLEAGLNELGFELIDDKKSRMIESIKRHIIQLVHQQDGELKVNLSDYLSSQLHHDYNYMSNLFSEVEGTTIEKYFIHQKIERVKELLVYDELSLSEIAFQLNYSSVAHLSNQFKKVTGFTPSHFKNIRAEKRKPLDMI, via the coding sequence ATGAAGTTGTATATAAAGAATATGGTTTGTAACCGTTGTAAAATGGCGGTAAAAACCGAACTGGAGAAATTGCATCTGCAACCTGTTTCCGTGGAACTGGGCGAAGTGGAACTGGAACGGGATATTACCCCGGGTGAAAAACAAAAGCTGGAAGCCGGACTGAATGAGCTGGGTTTTGAACTGATCGACGATAAAAAAAGCCGGATGATCGAGAGCATTAAAAGGCATATCATCCAGCTGGTACATCAGCAGGACGGGGAATTAAAAGTGAACCTGTCGGACTACCTGAGCAGCCAGCTGCATCATGATTATAATTATATGTCCAACCTGTTTTCCGAGGTCGAGGGGACTACCATTGAAAAATACTTTATCCACCAGAAAATTGAACGGGTAAAGGAGCTGCTGGTATATGATGAACTTTCGCTCAGTGAGATCGCTTTTCAGCTCAACTACTCCAGCGTGGCCCATTTAAGCAATCAGTTTAAAAAAGTAACGGGGTTTACACCCAGTCATTTTAAAAATATAAGAGCGGAAAAACGCAAACCGCTGGATATGATATAG